A single window of Salvia splendens isolate huo1 chromosome 8, SspV2, whole genome shotgun sequence DNA harbors:
- the LOC121746133 gene encoding malonyl-coenzyme:anthocyanin 5-O-glucoside-6'''-O-malonyltransferase-like, translated as MSYLDSNPMYVLNLYNHPYSEDEFSNTIVPNLKHSLSLTLKHYLPVAGNLLYPLDTDASKSVICYVSGDTVSLTIAISNLDFDDLVLNHAREADQFYDHVQPQAPLTEEENYKIAPVICIGVNFHHGLCYWRSIVGLVKAWTMINKSGDDEAFVAKTG; from the coding sequence ATGTCTTATCTGGATTCCAATCCGATGTACGTCCTCAATTTGTATAACCATCCATATTCCGAGGATGAATTCTCCAACACAATTGTTCCAAACCTCAAACACTCTCTTTCTCTTACCCTCAAACACTACCTCCCCGTCGCCGGAAATCTCCTCTACCCTCTCGACACGGACGCTTCGAAGTCCGTCATTTGTTACGTCTCCGGCGACACCGTATCGCTCACTATCGCCATCTCCAACCTCGACTTCGATGATCTCGTATTGAATCACGCTAGAGAAGCTGACCAATTCTACGACCATGTGCAGCCGCAGGCGCCGTTGACTGAGGAAGAGAATTACAAAATTGCCCCTGTGATATGCATCGGTGTGAACTTCCACCACGGCCTCTGCTACTGGAGATCCATCGTCGGATTAGTCAAGGCGTGGACTATGATCAATAAATCCGGCGACGATGAGGCTTTCGTCGCGAAAACGGGGTGA
- the LOC121746134 gene encoding malonyl-coenzyme:anthocyanin 5-O-glucoside-6'''-O-malonyltransferase-like, whose protein sequence is MTTVIETCRIPPSQGAAAELFLPLSFYDMTWLHFNHTRRLVFYNHPCSEAEFSNTIVPNLKHSLSLALKHYLPVAGNLLYPSDTDTDKPAFRYISGDSVPLTIAVSGLDYNELVANHAREADQFYDLLPRTPAMSEEENYKIIPPISLQVTHLPGRGICLGLSNHHSLGDDRSILGFIKAWAVINKSGNDEAFDSRNGESLPIFERLICKDSSRVDGIYWEAMKKRPLKPPATHPLPTNRVRASFILRHSDIIMLKNRILSAKPNIDRVSTFVVAAAYVWTALEKSLGPAENEDVVYYIAADGTGRPNALFDPPVPVNYFGNCLGSGRVRVKHRRLAAEDGFVAAAEAIVDEIKTKIYNGDEFLKSPENLLTEMPKYKGMRAMAMTGSPKFDYAEADFGWGEAEKVEVLSLDGGYSMSLSNSGDGDLVVGMSLTKEEMEAFASMFATGVKVK, encoded by the exons ATGACAACCGTGATCGAAACCTGCCGTATTCCTCCTTCACAAGGCGCCGCCGCCGAGCTGTTCCTGCCGCTCTCTTTCTACGACATGACTTGGCTGCATTTCAATCACACCCGCCGCCTCGTCTTCTACAACCACCCATGTTCAGAAGCCGAATTCTCCAACACCATTGTTCCAAACCTCAAACACTCTCTCTCTTTAGCTCTCAAACACTATCTCCCTGTCGCCGGAAACCTCCTCTACCCTTCCGACACCGACACCGACAAACCGGCTTTCCGATACATCTCCGGCGACTCTGTCCCACTCACGATCGCCGTTTCTGGCCTCGATTACAACGAGCTCGTCGCGAATCACGCTAGAGAAGCGGATCAGTTCTATGACCTCCTTCCTCGGACGCCAGCAATGTCCGAGgaagaaaattacaaaattatccCTCCCATCTCTCTGCAGGTGACTCACCTTCCGGGCAGGGGAATCTGCTTAGGTTTGAGCAATCACCATAGCCTCGGTGACGACAGATCAATCTTAGGATTCATAAAG GCGTGGGCTGTGATCAACAAATCCGGCAATGATGAGGCGTTTGATTCTAGAAACGGAGAATCTCTGCCGATTTTCGAGAGACTAATTTGCAAAGATTCTAGTAGAGTTGACGGAATATATTGGGAAGCAATGAAGAAGCGTCCTTTAAAGCCGCCGGCGACGCATCCATTGCCGACCAATAGAGTGAGAGCTTCATTTATCCTCAGACACTCCGACATAATAATGCTCAAGAATCGGATCTTGTCGGCGAAGCCAAACATAGATCGAGTCTCCACTTTTGTGGTTGCGGCGGCCTATGTCTGGACCgccttggagaaatccttgggTCCTGCTGAAAATGAAGATGTGGTGTACTATATTGCGGCCGACGGCACGGGGAGGCCGAACGCGCTGTTCGATCCACCTGTGCCggtgaattacttcggcaaTTGCTTAGGTAGCGGGAGGGTGAGAGTGAAGCATCGGAGGTTGGCGGCGGAGGATGGATTTGTTGCGGCGGCGGAGGCTATTGTTGATGAGATAAAGACCAAAATTTACAACGGAGATGAGTTTCTTAAAAGCCCGGAGAATCTGTTGACGGAGATGCCGAAATATAAGGGCATGAGGGCTATGGCGATGACTGGTTCCCCCAAGTTCGATTACGCGGAGGCGGATTTCGGATGGGGGGAGGCGGAGAAGGTGGAGGTTCTGTCGTTGGACGGGGGATATTCGATGTCGTTGTCTAACTCCGGTGACGGAGATTTGGTCGTCGGTATGTCGTTGACCAAGGAGGAGATGGAGGCTTTTGCTTCTATGTTTGCAACTGGTGTCAAGGTCAAATaa
- the LOC121746135 gene encoding malonyl-coenzyme:anthocyanin 5-O-glucoside-6'''-O-malonyltransferase-like, which yields MKAWAMINKSGDDKVFVSRNVESLPSFERPICKDSSRLNGIFWDVMKKIPLKPAATHPLPTNRVRASFILRQSDTKNLKNLIFSARPNIDRVSTFVVAAAYVWTTLAKSLGPAGDENEVLIIGADARGRRNALFDPPVAVNYFGNLLGGGVARVEHRKLAAEDGFFAAAEAIVDEMKAKIYDGDEFLKSPENLLTEMPKYRNMRALAMVGSPKLDFTEADFGWGEAEKVEVLSLDGGGYSVSLSNSGDGDLVVGMSLTKEEMEAFASMFATGLYM from the coding sequence ATGAAGGCATGGGCTATGATCAACAAATCCGGCGATGATAAGGTGTTTGTTTCTAGAAACGTCGAATCTCTGCCGTCTTTTGAGAGACCAATTTGCAAAGATTCTAGTAGACTCAATGGAATATTCTGGGATGTGATGAAGAAGATTCCTTTAAAGCCGGCGGCGACGCATCCATTGCCGACCAATAGAGTGAGAGCTTCGTTCATCCTCCGCCAATCCGACACCAAAAACCTCAAGAATCTGATCTTCTCGGCGAGGCCAAACATAGACCGAGTCTCCACTTTTGTGGTTGCGGCGGCCTATGTCTGGACCACCTTGGCGAAATCCTTGGGTCCCGCTGGAGATGAAAATGAGGTTTTGATCATTGGGGCCGATGCCAGGGGCCGGAGGAACGCGCTGTTTGATCCACCAGTGGCGGTGAATTACTTCGGGAATTTGTTAGGTGGCGGGGTGGCGAGAGTCGAGCATCGGAAGTTGGCGGCGGAGGATGGATTTTTTGCGGCGGCAGAGGCTATTGTTGATGAGATGAAGGCGAAAATCTACGACGGAGATGAGTTTCTAAAAAGCCCGGAAAATCTGTTGACGGAGATGCCCAAGTATAGGAACATGAGGGCTTTGGCGATGGTAGGTTCCCCCAAGTTGGATTTCACCGAGGCGGATTTCGGATGGGGGGAGGCAGAGAAGGTGGAGGTTCTGTCGTTGGACGGCGGGGGATATTCGGTGTCGTTATCAAACTCCGGCGACGGCGATTTGGTCGTCGGTATGTCGTTGACCAAGGAGGAGATGGAGGCTTTTGCTTCTATGTTTGCAACTGGTCTCTACATGTGA